Proteins from one Montipora foliosa isolate CH-2021 unplaced genomic scaffold, ASM3666993v2 scaffold_437, whole genome shotgun sequence genomic window:
- the LOC137988988 gene encoding uncharacterized protein: MYLDMLPKLVKQYNNTKHSSIKMTPTEASKKSNEGTVYFNLYGDIETLKQKPEFKIGDKVRISKYKRNVFDKGYTPNWTKEVFIVDKIQYTNPITCKLKDLNNEEIQGSFYEPELLKARQDVFRIDKVIRRDYKKKQALVKWKGYSNDFNSWIPLKDIENI; encoded by the coding sequence atgtatctcgatatgctgcccaaactagtgaaacagtacaacaacacaaaacattcaagcataaagatgacacctACTGAAGCCAGTAAAAAGAGCAATGAAGGAACTGTTTACTTCAATTTATATGGTGATATAGAAACATTAAAACAGAAACCTGAATTTAAAATAGGTGATAAGGTCCGAATATCTAAGTATAAAAGGAATGTGTTTGACAAGGGTTATACACCAAATTGGACCAAAGAAGTGTTCATAGTTGATAAaatccaatacactaatccaatcACTTGCAAACTAAAGGATCTCAATAATGAAGAAATACAAGGtagtttttatgaacctgaattattgAAAGCCAGACAGGATGTTTTTCGTATTGACAAAGTCATTAGAAGAGACTATAAGAAGAAACAAGCTCTGgtaaaatggaagggatacagtaATGATTTTAATAGCTGGATACCATTAAAAGACAttgaaaatatataa